The following coding sequences lie in one uncultured Mailhella sp. genomic window:
- a CDS encoding response regulator, producing MRVLLIEDDILIGNGLKMGLPAMGFAVDWFKEGQLGMKALASAEYDAVILDLGLPGMDGLDILKTWRASGQDVPVLVLTARDAISQRVEGLNLGADDYLGKPFDLDEVAARLRALVRRRHGVSSPQLVHGAVSFDPLTRTVSLNGQPVALGQKEVMLVELLLLNKHSVLSRSAIEEKLYPWGEEVSSNSVEVLVHRLRRKLGSGFIKTVHSVGYTLGDAS from the coding sequence ATGCGCGTTCTTCTCATCGAGGATGACATTCTCATAGGCAACGGACTCAAAATGGGCCTGCCCGCCATGGGCTTTGCCGTGGACTGGTTCAAGGAAGGACAGCTCGGCATGAAGGCTCTTGCCTCGGCGGAATACGACGCCGTCATTCTCGATCTCGGGCTCCCCGGCATGGACGGACTCGACATTCTGAAAACGTGGCGAGCGTCGGGACAGGACGTGCCGGTGCTCGTGCTCACCGCGCGGGACGCCATCAGTCAGCGCGTGGAAGGACTCAATCTCGGCGCGGACGACTATCTCGGCAAGCCCTTTGATCTGGACGAGGTGGCCGCCAGACTGCGCGCTCTCGTGCGTCGCAGGCACGGCGTTTCCTCGCCGCAGCTTGTCCACGGCGCGGTCAGCTTCGATCCGCTCACGCGCACGGTTTCGCTGAACGGACAGCCCGTGGCCCTGGGGCAGAAGGAAGTCATGCTCGTGGAGCTGCTCCTGCTCAACAAGCACAGCGTGCTTTCCCGCAGCGCCATTGAAGAAAAACTCTATCCCTGGGGCGAGGAAGTCAGCAGCAATTCCGTGGAAGTGCTGGTGCACCGCCTGCGCCGCAAGCTGGGGTCGGGCTTCATCAAAACCGTGCATTCCGTGGGCTACACCCTGGGAGACGCCTCATGA
- a CDS encoding NirD/YgiW/YdeI family stress tolerance protein has product MTMHPALLNDRRSSDSSRKSRLPLALAAALALSLTLGVSGALAKGPDGGYMQGGGYTGPGPALSTVKQAKDMRDDTPVTLRGHIIRHLGDERYVFEDQTGTINVEIDHKRWRGQNVGPNDLVEISGEVEKDWRELEIDVKSIVKK; this is encoded by the coding sequence ATGACCATGCATCCCGCTCTCCTGAACGACCGTCGTTCTTCCGATTCTTCCCGCAAGTCCCGTCTTCCTCTGGCTCTCGCCGCGGCCCTTGCCCTCAGCCTCACCCTCGGCGTTTCCGGCGCTCTTGCCAAGGGTCCCGACGGAGGCTACATGCAGGGAGGAGGCTACACCGGCCCCGGCCCCGCCCTCAGCACCGTGAAGCAGGCCAAGGACATGCGCGACGACACCCCCGTCACGCTCAGAGGCCACATCATCCGTCACCTCGGCGACGAACGCTACGTGTTTGAAGACCAGACCGGCACCATCAACGTGGAAATCGATCACAAGCGCTGGAGAGGCCAGAACGTGGGTCCCAACGACCTCGTGGAAATCTCCGGCGAAGTGGAAAAGGACTGGCGTGAGCTGGAAATCGACGTCAAGAGCATCGTGAAGAAGTAA
- a CDS encoding response regulator transcription factor: MLYSLKKQLSVPDLHLLVGVSDASIMKNIFAYLEPMGYQLDSAADSDEVRNCLKTFSYDALILDARFSDQNGIPLYTCLRLENVSCPIILLAPENTLENLPMYLNSGADDIVTSPLHLLELEARVLASIRLAKAHFSSMKLSWAGIELDSQAHTVTCDGRSLHLPPMAFTLLARLMKAAPNVVTRSELQSALYGDTPPNSDALRTYIHILRSNLELRNKPILKTVPRVGFRLMPMP, translated from the coding sequence ATGCTGTACAGCCTAAAAAAACAGCTTTCCGTCCCCGACCTTCATCTGCTTGTCGGCGTTTCCGATGCGTCGATAATGAAGAATATTTTCGCGTACCTGGAGCCTATGGGCTATCAGCTCGACAGCGCCGCGGACAGCGACGAGGTGCGCAACTGCCTGAAAACCTTCTCGTACGACGCGCTCATTCTCGACGCGCGCTTCAGCGATCAGAACGGCATTCCCCTGTACACCTGTCTGCGGCTGGAAAACGTGAGCTGTCCCATCATTCTGCTCGCGCCGGAGAATACGCTGGAAAACCTGCCCATGTATCTGAACAGCGGGGCCGACGACATCGTGACCAGTCCGCTGCATCTGCTGGAACTGGAAGCGCGGGTGCTGGCGTCCATACGTCTGGCCAAGGCGCATTTTTCCTCGATGAAGCTGAGCTGGGCGGGCATTGAGCTGGATTCGCAGGCGCACACCGTCACCTGCGACGGCAGAAGTCTGCACCTGCCGCCCATGGCCTTCACCCTGCTGGCCCGGCTGATGAAGGCCGCTCCCAACGTGGTGACGCGCAGCGAGCTTCAAAGCGCGCTCTACGGCGACACGCCGCCCAACAGCGACGCGCTGCGCACCTACATTCATATTTTGCGGAGCAATCTGGAGCTTCGGAACAAACCGATTCTGAAAACGGTTCCTCGGGTCGGATTCCGCCTGATGCCCATGCCGTAA
- a CDS encoding outer membrane homotrimeric porin, whose amino-acid sequence MKKLTTLLLAAGMVFAATAPASAVDMKMDGEYLFNFALGERVATGDNFDNAGQRLRLGMTLTASEDLSGYFQVQVGTSPNSTGIYDWGADTSGNSTRIGMRQAYVDWMIPQTDVKVRMGRQLIGLPEDAFGKNAIMHPGWQGRDGVVVTSPVADWLDLTAFWVRGAYAPAKGAGGVDYDTDKSQKSDFFSLAAAFKFDGFSFTPYVMYAALDKGANIGASTDANYAGAGGPNDELGVLSSDGNAFWAGASAMLTYFDPFVLKLSGAYGFINYEGDGLFSYTDKTTGKADSFGTESLKDREGWYVQGKASYKTAYGTPIVGAWYGSGDDRNVQYARQDWIPTFNGRFHPTIGYSSGEFALYDTTTRHNIAGTWGVQVGVEDVSFMENLNHKFTVTMFKGTNKDNVWASELSPWEYMTTSDTVVEFNLANTYKIYKNLTACLELAYMITDYDRADHSEWAEGKKIGKDGWSTALSFAYKF is encoded by the coding sequence TGAAGATGGACGGTGAATATCTCTTCAACTTTGCTCTCGGCGAACGCGTCGCCACCGGCGACAACTTCGACAACGCCGGTCAGCGTCTGCGTCTCGGCATGACCCTTACCGCCAGCGAAGACCTCTCCGGTTACTTCCAGGTTCAGGTCGGCACCAGCCCGAACAGCACCGGTATCTACGACTGGGGCGCGGATACTTCCGGCAACAGCACCAGAATCGGCATGCGTCAGGCTTATGTGGACTGGATGATTCCCCAGACCGACGTCAAGGTGCGCATGGGCCGTCAGCTCATCGGTCTGCCTGAAGACGCCTTCGGCAAGAACGCCATCATGCATCCCGGCTGGCAGGGCCGCGACGGCGTAGTCGTGACCTCTCCCGTGGCCGACTGGCTTGATCTGACCGCCTTCTGGGTGCGCGGCGCCTACGCTCCCGCCAAGGGCGCCGGCGGCGTGGATTACGACACCGACAAATCTCAGAAGTCCGACTTCTTCTCCTTGGCTGCGGCCTTCAAGTTCGACGGCTTCTCCTTCACGCCCTATGTGATGTACGCCGCTCTCGACAAGGGCGCGAACATCGGCGCTTCCACCGACGCCAACTATGCCGGCGCCGGCGGCCCCAACGACGAACTCGGCGTGCTCTCCTCCGACGGCAACGCCTTCTGGGCTGGCGCTTCCGCCATGCTGACCTATTTTGATCCCTTCGTGCTGAAGCTCTCCGGCGCTTACGGCTTCATCAACTACGAAGGCGACGGCCTGTTCAGCTACACCGACAAGACCACCGGCAAGGCAGACTCCTTCGGCACCGAATCTCTGAAGGATCGCGAAGGCTGGTACGTTCAGGGCAAGGCTTCCTACAAGACCGCCTACGGCACGCCCATTGTGGGCGCCTGGTACGGTTCCGGCGACGATCGTAACGTGCAGTACGCCCGTCAGGACTGGATTCCCACCTTCAACGGCCGCTTCCATCCCACCATCGGCTACAGCTCCGGCGAATTCGCGCTGTACGACACCACCACCCGTCACAACATAGCGGGCACCTGGGGCGTGCAGGTCGGCGTGGAAGACGTTTCCTTCATGGAAAACCTGAACCACAAGTTCACCGTGACCATGTTCAAGGGTACCAACAAAGACAACGTCTGGGCCAGTGAACTCTCTCCCTGGGAATACATGACCACCTCCGACACCGTGGTTGAATTCAACCTGGCCAATACCTACAAGATCTACAAGAACCTGACCGCCTGCCTCGAACTCGCCTACATGATCACCGATTACGATCGCGCTGATCACAGCGAATGGGCCGAAGGCAAGAAGATCGGCAAGGACGGCTGGAGCACCGCTCTCAGCTTTGCCTACAAGTTCTAA
- a CDS encoding ATP-binding protein — protein MTPPEHVETRFGKVGSFCRRIASATGQKASDFFVRGLRLTDRLWNRILSLPVSRKSLRLRLSLFFSLFMLTAWLAAALFSWHTCRSYINEFFDSQQMLVARTLAVADFTRAPDELPHIGDMLPGVKKKGIGKLEDEAIAFAIFSPEGERLLSDGQKGRRFPFEGSRRGFVNEPLIHDDDIWRILWMDSSDGRHVIAVGQEEEYRSDMALEMLEGQILPWLILLPVLLAGLFVLLTRELAPLRSMAAALRSRDPEDTSALDLSRMPSEALPMAESLNGFFARTKDMLTRERSFISDAAHELRTPLAGLRIQAQVAAQPGMAAETRMEALSFLRQGIDRCSRLIDQLLALSRLEASHMPGSSPSPRDLALSHVVWSELLADYLPSYRSRLESSNLRLESQLSSLNAGVQGNAALLSMLLRNLLENAAAYTPSGGLIRVTLEHDRLTVQNDCASLPEEYVARLGERFFRPPGQEKSGSGLGISIVRRIASIHGFRLNISMEKDAVGFSPCSFKAELRW, from the coding sequence ATGACACCTCCTGAACATGTGGAAACGCGTTTCGGCAAGGTCGGAAGTTTCTGCCGCCGCATCGCTTCGGCGACGGGACAAAAAGCTTCCGACTTTTTTGTTCGCGGCCTCCGGCTGACCGACAGACTCTGGAACCGCATTCTTTCCCTGCCCGTCAGCCGCAAGAGCCTGCGACTGCGGCTGAGCCTGTTCTTTTCGCTGTTCATGCTCACGGCGTGGCTGGCCGCCGCCCTGTTCAGCTGGCATACGTGCCGCAGCTACATCAATGAATTTTTCGACTCCCAGCAGATGCTCGTGGCGCGAACGCTGGCCGTGGCCGATTTCACGCGCGCGCCGGACGAGCTGCCCCACATCGGCGACATGCTGCCGGGAGTCAAGAAAAAGGGCATCGGCAAGCTTGAAGACGAAGCCATCGCCTTCGCCATTTTCTCTCCTGAAGGCGAACGCCTTCTCTCCGACGGTCAGAAAGGCCGACGTTTCCCGTTTGAAGGCTCGCGCCGGGGCTTCGTCAACGAACCGCTGATCCATGACGACGATATCTGGCGCATTCTGTGGATGGATTCCAGCGACGGGCGCCACGTCATCGCCGTGGGACAGGAAGAGGAATACCGCAGCGACATGGCGCTCGAAATGCTGGAAGGTCAGATTCTGCCGTGGCTGATTCTTCTGCCCGTGCTTCTGGCCGGGCTCTTCGTTCTGCTCACGAGGGAGCTTGCACCCCTGCGCAGCATGGCCGCGGCGCTGCGTTCCCGCGATCCGGAAGACACCTCGGCGCTTGATCTGAGCCGCATGCCCTCCGAAGCCCTGCCCATGGCGGAATCGCTGAACGGCTTTTTCGCCCGCACCAAGGACATGCTGACAAGGGAGCGCTCCTTCATTTCCGACGCCGCGCACGAACTGCGCACGCCCCTCGCCGGACTCCGCATTCAGGCGCAGGTGGCGGCCCAGCCCGGCATGGCGGCCGAAACAAGAATGGAGGCGCTCTCCTTCCTGCGTCAGGGCATAGACCGCTGCTCCCGCCTCATCGATCAGCTTCTCGCCCTCTCCCGGCTCGAAGCCTCGCACATGCCCGGCTCCAGTCCCTCGCCGAGAGACCTTGCGCTCTCCCACGTGGTCTGGAGCGAACTTCTGGCGGACTATCTGCCGTCCTACCGATCGCGGCTCGAATCCTCAAATCTGCGGCTCGAATCGCAGCTCTCCTCGCTCAACGCCGGAGTTCAGGGCAACGCCGCCCTGCTCTCCATGCTTCTGCGCAATCTTCTGGAAAACGCCGCCGCCTACACGCCGAGCGGCGGCCTCATCCGCGTGACGCTGGAACACGACCGCCTCACCGTGCAGAACGACTGCGCCTCTCTGCCGGAAGAATACGTGGCGAGGCTCGGCGAACGCTTTTTCCGCCCGCCCGGACAGGAAAAATCCGGCAGCGGCCTCGGCATCTCCATTGTGCGGCGCATTGCGTCCATCCACGGTTTCCGGCTGAACATCAGCATGGAAAAAGACGCCGTCGGCTTTTCTCCCTGCTCCTTCAAGGCCGAACTGCGCTGGTAG